The proteins below come from a single Branchiostoma floridae strain S238N-H82 chromosome 5, Bfl_VNyyK, whole genome shotgun sequence genomic window:
- the LOC118416037 gene encoding uncharacterized protein LOC118416037 gives MSSPISARVRLYHKISDNLVERDVKSLRAMLTTDRKLGRARVEKASPQEMCIMLEEAGEIGRGNLGLLIDLLTSLQQRRLAEEAKKVEEEEKRAIDNENEKKDDVVDEMERLAVKSDPGTHVPSDSRVTEQQLNKLAGNLGSEWESLTIHLGMKKADVDRFKTESPYNLQAQIFSMLVRWKANAGKEATVGTLVHELRSFGIDQDKFEFLLQET, from the exons ATGTCGTCCCCAATTTCTGCCCGTGTCCGACTGTACCACAAGATATCGGACAACCTGGTAGAGAGAGACGTGAAGAGCCTCCGAGCCATGCTCACCACGGACAGGAAACTAGGGAGAGCCAGGGTCGAAAAGGCCAGTCCCCAGGAAATGTGTATCATGTTGGAGGAGGCCGGTGAGATCGGCAGGGGTAACCTGGGCCTGCTGATCGACCTGCTGACAAGCCTACAACAGCGTAGGTTAGCTGAAGAAGCAAAGAAAgtcgaagaagaagaaaagagagcTATCGACAACGAAAATGAAA AGAAGGACGATGTAGTCGACGAAATGGAAAGACTGGCGGTTAAAAGTGACCCAGGAACTCACGTCCCATCAGACAGTCGTGTTACAGAACAACAACTCAACAAACTGGCGGGAAACTTAG GTTCAGAGTGGGAGAGCCTAACCATACACCTGGGCATGAAGAAGGCAGACGTGGACAGGTTCAAGACAGAAAGCCCCTACAACCTGCAGGCTCAGATATTCTCCATGTTGGTACGCTGGAAGGCCAATGCAGGGAAAGAGGCCACGGTTGGAACGCTCGTTCACGAGCTACGAAGTTTTGGTATTGATCAGGATAAATTTGAATTTCTGCTACAAGAAACATAA
- the LOC118415397 gene encoding death domain-containing protein CRADD-like — translation MEQRHRDILRRNRVKLVKNVKVQHINNFLIQEDVLTDTMVEEIMAEKTSHGRVEQLLDTLVTRGPKAFMMFCKSLEELYGWLSKDLLEQDQRRVEATTAVQCQEDVLEDKFARMNLQDSARGKETLTEKELNKLADKLGSEWEKLAIELDFKKSELYKFKEDNKNNVHAQIFDMLCKWKERQGRKATVGNLIHSMHEVSIGEDVYKFLL, via the exons ATGGAGCAGAGACATCGGGACATCCTGAGGAGGAACCGGGTGAAGCTGGTCAAGAACGTCAAAGTGCAGCACATCAATAACTTCCTCATACAG GAGGATGTTCTGACAGACACCATGGTGGAGGAAATCATGGCAGAGAAAACCAGTCATGGCAGGGTGGAGCAGCTTCTGGACACACTGGTGACCAGGGGACCCAAGGCATTCATG ATGTTCTGTAAGTCCTTGGAGGAACTCTATGGCTGGCTAAGTAAGGATCTACTGGAGCAGGACCAGAGGAGAGTGGAAGCAACAACAGCTGTACAGTGTCAAG AGGATGTGTTAGAGGACAAGTTTGCCAGGATGAACCTACAGGACTCTGCAAGGGGGAAGGAGACCTTGACAGAGAAGGAACTGAACAAGTTAGCTGACAAACTTGGTTCAGAGTGGGAAAAACTGGCCATAGAACTAGACTTCAAAAAGTCAGAACTCTACAAATTCAAAGAGGACAATAAAAATAATGTTCATGCACAGATATTTGACATGCtgtgtaaatggaaagaaagaCAGGGAAGAAAGGCTACAGTAGGAAACCTGATTCATAGTATGCATGAAGTTAGCATAGGTGAAGATGTGTACAAGTTTCTTCTATGA
- the LOC118415396 gene encoding MTRF1L release factor glutamine methyltransferase-like has protein sequence MRHFLQRVLQSRTICWNRILNPKTYTQGVRAYCKLEQCCYPVSLHCLNNGSFRSESLASSLHSPESMNSALRTYCTNITRHDLRSEDGGWSKDTLDNISILEAVSYWTRKFETAGVPEPGASAEYITGHVLGFKSFSLISPLAQSVTAEERTKVWDLCEKRMNRVPIQYILGEWDFRDLNLVMRPPVFIPRPETEELVEHLWLYLQEDLTREDEELDILEVGCGSGAISLSLLHEFPQAHCTAVDVTKEAVELTQHNAERLGLCDRLNVKQMQFNTSADFETKFDVIVSNPPYIWTQDMGTLEQEIVGYENHCALHGGTDGMGLIRDIIHTGHRLLKPGGSIWLEVDPRHPDMIQTYLNNHLQYQLHLAGVYQDFNERPRFCCLELRE, from the exons ATGAGGCATTTCTTACAGAGAGTCCTTCAAAGTAGAACAATCTGCTGGAACAGAATTTTAAACCCAAAGACGTATACACAAGGAGTCAGAGCATATTGTAAATTGGAGCAGTGCTGCTACCCTGTAAGCCTTCATTGCCTGAACAATGGAAGTTTTCGTAGTGAATCTCTTGCATCATCTCTACACAGTCCTGAGTCAATGAACTCAGCACTAAGAACTTACTGTACAAATATAACAAGGCATGACTTAAGGAGTGAGGATGGAGGATGGTCAAAGGATACTTTGGACAACATTTCTATCTTGGAGGCAGTTTCCTACTGGACCAGGAAGTTTGAAACAGCAGGGGTACCTGAACCTGGTGCATCAGCAGAGTACATAACAGGACATGTGCTGGGGTTTAAATCA TTCAGCCTCATCAGCCCACTTGCACAGAGCGTGACAGCAGAGGAGAGGACCAAAGTCTGGGACCTGTGTGAGAAAAGGATGAATCG TGTGCCCATACAGTACATCCTTGGTGAGTGGGACTTCAGGGATCTGAACCTCGTCATGAGACCTCCAGTCTTCATCCCCAGGCCTGAAACAGAG GAGCTTGTGGAGCACCTGTGGTTGTACCTGCAGGAGGACCTGACCAGGGAGGATGAGGAGCTGGATATCCTGGAGGTTGGCTGTGGGAGTGGGGCCATCTCCCTGTCTCTGCTGCACGAGTTTCCACAG GCACATTGCACTGCTGTTGATGTGACAAAAGAAGCTGTGGAACTTACTCAGCATAATGCGGAAAG GTTGGGACTTTGTGACAGGCTTAATGTGAAACAAATGCAGTTCAACACCTCAG CTGACTTTGAGACTAAGTTTGATGTGATAGTCAGCAACCCTCCCTACATCTGGACACAAGATATGGGAACTTTGGAACAGGAAATAGTCGG GTATGAGAATCACTGTGCACTCCACGGTGGTACAGATGGAATGGGGCTGATAAGGGACATTATACACACAGGACACAGGCTACTCAAGCCTGGGGG ATCCATTTGGCTGGAGGTTGATCCTCGCCATCCAGACATGATACAAACCTACCTCAACAACCACCTGCAGTACCAGCTACATCTGGCAGGAGTCTACCAGGACTTTAATGAGAG ACCAAGATTCTGCTGCCTGGAGCTAAGAGAGTAG